The proteins below are encoded in one region of Parvicella tangerina:
- a CDS encoding TonB-dependent receptor, with product MAQDKGVFKGTVKDGDEAIIGANVQLAADRSKGASTNFDGEFAFECPVGVHQFIISFVGMQTDTIEVEILKDEITTRNIILYPDNELLRAVDVKVGKFDKDIKDMTISMEVIRPALIENKNTRSIETVLDQTPGLNIMDGEPQIRGGSGFTFGVGSKVAVLVDDMPMLSGDAGRPEWGFIPVENIEQVEVIKGAASVLSGASALSGAIHIKTAEPGVKPLTKVNLYSGFYSEPKNDSALWWDDYPYIHGVNFLHTRKIKQLDLTFGGLVNLDHGYLGAPRPGEFVIDTVTNFTDDQMKSQKGRLNIGLRYHPKKLERLTFGINANAMYNNTNMTLAWLDDTSGIYRAYPGGVILQKQTIFNIDPYVNYFSKNGMKHALKARWLSTSNEMSANQSNFSDVYYADYQFKHVFKKFKDIEFIAGASTTQTYSFSEIFIASGDSTNTLANYSGYLQLEKTIFERINLSFGFRGEGYILNDTVNNGATILRAGLNYKLTEGTNLRMSYGQGYRYPTIAERFIRTKVGTFGVFDNPDLLPETSWNIEAGFRQGYKFGALKGYLDVAVFKQHYENTIEYLFGFWDPTFQFAVAGFKFLNTGASQVVGVDASIAGMMENKKKSGFTYIVGYNYILPTTLEPDQVFAEDYRPGGSGEFSYNTTSFDSSHKILKYRFLHTFKADVEYTFRDRFKIGASARYFSKIENLDRAIIDFEEVTENSGGTLQGIRYIDFYENHNTGNLIFDARVSYTFLEKYKAAVIVSNLTNKTYSLRPLKVESLRTVMLQLSAKF from the coding sequence TTGGCGCAAGATAAGGGTGTTTTTAAAGGTACGGTCAAGGATGGAGATGAGGCAATAATCGGTGCCAATGTACAATTGGCTGCTGATCGATCTAAAGGTGCTTCCACAAATTTTGATGGTGAGTTTGCATTTGAATGTCCAGTAGGTGTACACCAGTTTATCATTTCGTTTGTGGGAATGCAGACCGATACAATTGAAGTGGAGATCCTAAAAGATGAAATCACAACAAGAAATATCATTCTATATCCAGACAACGAATTGCTGCGAGCTGTAGATGTGAAAGTAGGAAAGTTCGATAAAGATATCAAGGACATGACCATCTCTATGGAAGTAATTCGTCCAGCTTTGATCGAGAACAAGAATACAAGATCCATTGAAACGGTGTTAGATCAGACACCAGGATTAAACATTATGGATGGTGAGCCTCAGATCAGAGGAGGTAGTGGTTTCACCTTTGGCGTTGGGAGTAAAGTGGCCGTTTTGGTAGACGACATGCCAATGCTCTCTGGTGATGCGGGAAGACCAGAATGGGGATTTATCCCTGTGGAGAATATTGAGCAAGTAGAAGTGATTAAAGGTGCCGCTTCAGTCCTGTCTGGCGCTTCTGCATTGAGTGGAGCAATTCATATTAAAACAGCCGAACCGGGAGTTAAACCGCTAACTAAAGTCAACCTATATTCTGGGTTTTACTCAGAACCCAAAAATGATTCTGCATTATGGTGGGACGACTATCCCTACATCCATGGAGTAAACTTTTTGCATACACGAAAAATCAAACAACTTGATCTTACATTTGGCGGATTAGTGAATCTGGATCATGGCTATCTTGGAGCTCCACGACCAGGAGAATTCGTGATTGATACGGTAACTAACTTTACAGATGATCAAATGAAATCTCAAAAGGGTAGATTAAATATTGGGTTGCGATACCACCCCAAGAAGCTTGAACGTCTCACCTTTGGTATTAATGCTAACGCAATGTATAACAATACGAACATGACCTTGGCATGGTTAGATGATACATCTGGGATTTATAGAGCTTACCCTGGCGGAGTTATTCTTCAGAAACAGACGATCTTTAACATTGATCCCTACGTCAATTATTTCTCAAAAAATGGAATGAAACACGCACTGAAGGCAAGATGGCTTAGTACATCCAATGAGATGAGTGCTAATCAGTCTAACTTTAGCGATGTTTACTATGCGGACTATCAGTTCAAGCATGTTTTTAAAAAGTTCAAAGATATTGAGTTCATTGCAGGAGCTTCAACTACACAAACTTACTCGTTCTCTGAGATCTTTATCGCAAGCGGAGATAGCACTAATACACTGGCTAACTATAGCGGATACTTGCAATTAGAGAAAACAATTTTTGAGCGAATCAATTTATCGTTTGGATTTCGAGGCGAGGGGTATATTCTCAATGATACAGTGAACAACGGAGCAACAATTCTTCGGGCAGGACTTAACTACAAGCTTACAGAGGGTACAAACCTTCGAATGTCTTATGGACAAGGGTACAGGTATCCCACAATTGCAGAACGATTCATACGAACCAAAGTAGGAACATTTGGCGTTTTTGATAATCCAGACCTACTCCCTGAAACCAGTTGGAATATTGAAGCAGGATTTAGGCAAGGCTATAAATTTGGAGCGTTGAAGGGATATTTAGATGTGGCCGTTTTCAAACAGCACTATGAAAATACGATTGAATACTTATTTGGTTTCTGGGACCCCACTTTTCAGTTTGCTGTAGCAGGATTCAAATTTTTAAATACAGGAGCTTCTCAGGTGGTTGGAGTAGATGCCTCAATAGCTGGAATGATGGAGAATAAAAAGAAGTCTGGATTCACGTACATTGTCGGGTACAACTATATTTTACCAACAACACTAGAGCCAGATCAGGTTTTTGCAGAAGATTACCGTCCAGGAGGAAGTGGCGAGTTTAGCTATAACACCACTAGTTTTGACTCTTCACACAAAATACTGAAGTATCGATTTTTGCATACATTCAAAGCAGATGTAGAATACACGTTTAGAGATCGATTCAAGATTGGAGCAAGCGCTCGCTATTTCAGTAAAATCGAAAATCTGGATCGCGCGATTATTGACTTTGAAGAAGTGACCGAGAACTCAGGGGGGACACTACAAGGGATCAGGTACATCGATTTCTATGAAAATCACAATACTGGAAATCTCATATTTGATGCTAGGGTTTCTTATACTTTTCTAGAGAAATACAAAGCTGCAGTTATTGTCTCAAACCTAACCAATAAGACATACTCGCTACGCCCATTAAAAGTAGAGTCTCTAAGGACGGTAATGCTTCAATTATCCGCCAAGTTTTAA
- a CDS encoding choice-of-anchor B family protein → MRLGWIILFSWVTIGWAQEGSWNVYELCHWSDSMQQVWYQDMAYNEVWGFVHDEEEYAVIGSADGTNILKIGEDNSLAYIQFIPGRELRAIHRDYHDYNGYLYEVCDEGNSTLRIYDLKYLPDSVHIVYDDSALIERCHNIFIDTSSALLYACGVTYGTFDSPMRVLSLVDPIAPQVVYDYTFVDYVHDVFVRNDSAFINAAYEGLRVVDFANPTMPMALGSLQFYPDKGYNHSGWLSEDGKTYVMCDETETLRFKVLDVSDLSDIKVKGLAKPPTYDRTLPHNVMLKDGIAYFSYYNDGLQIYDVRNPEDINRIGYFDTYPDDTISYHGAWGIYSFLPSERLLVSDRRYGLYVFDFQAPPKISNASMDYSLYPNIVTDGYAYFYKDHSGVADYNLEIYDAKGGLVKILHGDTDYLMIETSSFEAGIYLFKYVNNSSDEVGVGKFMVQNL, encoded by the coding sequence ATGAGACTAGGATGGATCATATTGTTTTCATGGGTAACGATTGGCTGGGCACAAGAAGGGAGTTGGAATGTTTATGAACTCTGTCATTGGTCTGATTCTATGCAACAGGTTTGGTATCAGGACATGGCTTACAACGAAGTGTGGGGATTTGTTCATGACGAAGAGGAATATGCGGTGATTGGATCTGCAGACGGGACAAATATTCTTAAAATTGGGGAGGATAACTCGTTGGCCTATATTCAGTTTATTCCTGGGAGGGAGTTACGAGCAATTCATAGAGACTATCACGATTATAATGGATACCTTTATGAAGTTTGCGATGAAGGAAACAGTACCCTTAGAATTTACGATTTGAAATACCTCCCAGATTCGGTGCATATTGTTTATGATGATAGTGCTTTAATAGAAAGGTGTCACAATATTTTTATAGATACATCATCGGCATTGCTTTATGCCTGTGGCGTGACCTACGGCACATTTGATAGTCCAATGAGAGTATTGTCTTTGGTAGATCCAATCGCACCGCAAGTTGTATATGACTACACTTTCGTTGATTATGTTCACGATGTGTTCGTTAGAAATGATTCGGCTTTTATCAATGCGGCTTATGAAGGTTTGAGAGTAGTTGATTTTGCTAATCCTACAATGCCAATGGCTTTAGGGAGTTTACAGTTCTATCCAGATAAAGGTTACAACCACAGCGGATGGCTCAGTGAAGATGGAAAAACCTATGTGATGTGTGACGAGACAGAGACCTTACGTTTTAAAGTCTTGGATGTGAGTGATCTTTCTGATATTAAAGTTAAAGGGTTGGCAAAACCTCCCACCTATGATAGAACGCTTCCACACAACGTAATGCTGAAAGATGGAATTGCATATTTTTCCTACTATAATGATGGATTGCAGATCTATGATGTCAGAAACCCCGAAGATATTAACCGGATAGGTTATTTTGATACTTACCCAGACGATACAATAAGCTACCATGGGGCGTGGGGAATCTATTCTTTCTTACCTTCAGAAAGATTGTTAGTGTCTGACAGAAGATATGGCTTATACGTGTTCGATTTTCAAGCTCCTCCTAAGATATCTAATGCAAGTATGGACTATAGTCTTTATCCAAATATCGTAACAGATGGTTATGCTTATTTTTATAAAGACCATTCAGGAGTAGCTGACTACAACCTTGAGATTTATGATGCGAAAGGAGGGTTGGTGAAGATACTCCATGGAGATACGGATTATCTAATGATTGAAACCTCCTCGTTTGAAGCAGGAATCTATTTGTTTAAATACGTTAATAACTCATCCGATGAAGTGGGAGTTGGTAAGTTTATGGTGCAAAACTTATGA
- a CDS encoding MGMT family protein → MKPETYTFFQNVHDVARLIPKGRVTNYGAIAKYLGAPRSSRMVGYAMNAAAGDDTIPAHRVVNRNGLLTGRMHFNTPHHMQELLEKEGIEIKGHQVIQLEKYFWDPMQELLR, encoded by the coding sequence ATGAAGCCAGAGACCTACACGTTCTTTCAAAATGTTCATGATGTCGCACGGTTAATACCAAAAGGGCGGGTAACGAATTATGGGGCAATAGCAAAGTATCTTGGGGCACCTCGTTCGTCAAGAATGGTTGGATACGCTATGAATGCAGCCGCAGGCGATGATACAATTCCAGCTCATCGAGTGGTGAATAGAAATGGGTTGCTTACGGGTAGAATGCATTTCAATACTCCTCACCACATGCAAGAGTTATTAGAAAAAGAAGGCATCGAAATTAAAGGTCATCAAGTCATTCAATTAGAAAAGTACTTCTGGGATCCTATGCAGGAGTTGCTTAGGTAA
- a CDS encoding PCMD domain-containing protein, which yields MKKHLFYLFTLAMIGSNVAQQQFENAGFETWENDSGPYIEPTDWSSIKTSDNSFLNSSAPQVQDRSTDAHTGSYSLYVENKSAFGIVANGIVSNGRIHADVNPENGYVFTDGSDAQWNTPFTSRPDSLVGWYKYTPSGGDHGKVDVILHTGSSFDFPDDENGPNQVGRARFNMPNATIGSWTRFSVPFHYNTSSSPAYILAVLTSGDSTQAVNGSKAWFDDIELIYNPVSVEELQAENFTVSSLQNGLKLWGGSGLNANISVQLIDLQGREVATTNWSSYEDYVWQLNELSGIYLLRFHVADKMITKKVFIE from the coding sequence ATGAAAAAACATTTATTTTATCTATTTACGTTGGCAATGATTGGGAGTAACGTTGCGCAACAACAATTTGAGAACGCTGGTTTTGAAACCTGGGAGAATGATTCTGGGCCATACATTGAGCCAACGGACTGGAGTTCAATCAAGACAAGTGATAATAGTTTTTTAAATTCATCAGCACCTCAGGTTCAGGATAGATCTACGGATGCGCATACAGGCAGCTATAGTTTATATGTTGAAAACAAAAGTGCATTCGGGATTGTTGCGAATGGCATTGTGTCTAATGGAAGAATCCATGCAGATGTTAATCCTGAAAATGGCTACGTTTTTACAGATGGTTCTGATGCTCAATGGAACACACCCTTTACTTCTCGTCCAGATAGTCTGGTTGGATGGTATAAATATACACCTTCTGGTGGTGACCATGGAAAGGTGGATGTAATTCTGCACACGGGGTCAAGTTTTGATTTTCCTGATGATGAGAATGGCCCAAACCAAGTGGGACGAGCGCGTTTCAATATGCCAAATGCAACGATAGGTTCCTGGACAAGATTTTCGGTGCCTTTTCATTATAACACAAGTTCTTCACCTGCTTATATTCTGGCGGTATTAACAAGTGGTGATAGTACGCAGGCTGTAAACGGAAGTAAGGCTTGGTTTGATGATATAGAACTCATTTACAATCCAGTAAGTGTAGAGGAACTTCAGGCGGAAAACTTCACCGTATCTTCATTGCAAAATGGTTTGAAACTATGGGGAGGGTCTGGTTTAAACGCAAACATTAGCGTGCAATTGATAGACCTTCAAGGTAGGGAGGTTGCCACTACAAATTGGTCTTCTTACGAGGATTATGTATGGCAACTGAATGAGTTGAGTGGCATTTATTTATTGCGATTCCATGTAGCTGATAAGATGATCACGAAAAAAGTGTTCATCGAATGA